In one window of Desulfovermiculus halophilus DSM 18834 DNA:
- a CDS encoding 3-methyl-2-oxobutanoate dehydrogenase subunit VorB, which translates to MRSERILVKGNEAIAMGAMAAGCECYFAYPITPQSDIPEYLSTALVEAGGEFIQAESEIAASNMLLGAAACGKRAMTSSSSPGISLKQEAISYMAGSDLPAVIVNICRGGPGLGSIDPSQGDYYQATRGGGHGDYRTLVLAPSTCQEAYDATIEAFDLAFRYRNPIMILGDAILGQMKEPIHPWKTRGRPAGEAEEWSLSGAKGREPRLLKSLYLSEGALAGHHAHLVEKYRTMQDEARGEHVWTEDADLVVVAYGSIARIAKSTVRTLRAEGYRVGLFRPVTLYPFPSPDLAGLAARGKRFVTVEHNTGQMVDDVRLAIRRHADSELLTVYPGVLPNPEDFEHPIRRLMDTENQPEEARHV; encoded by the coding sequence ATGAGGAGTGAACGGATACTGGTCAAGGGAAACGAGGCGATTGCCATGGGGGCCATGGCCGCGGGATGCGAATGCTACTTCGCCTACCCCATCACCCCCCAAAGCGATATACCTGAATATTTATCCACGGCCCTGGTGGAGGCCGGGGGAGAGTTCATCCAGGCCGAGAGCGAGATAGCCGCCTCCAATATGCTGCTTGGGGCCGCGGCCTGCGGCAAGAGAGCGATGACCTCCTCATCCAGCCCGGGGATTTCCCTCAAGCAGGAGGCGATCTCCTACATGGCCGGAAGCGATCTACCGGCGGTCATCGTCAATATCTGTCGGGGCGGACCCGGACTGGGCAGCATAGATCCGTCCCAGGGGGACTACTATCAGGCCACCCGCGGGGGCGGACACGGCGACTATCGGACGCTGGTCCTGGCTCCATCCACCTGCCAGGAGGCCTATGATGCGACAATCGAAGCCTTTGATCTGGCCTTTCGCTACCGCAATCCGATCATGATCCTTGGAGATGCCATTCTGGGCCAGATGAAGGAGCCCATACATCCCTGGAAGACCCGGGGGAGGCCGGCCGGTGAAGCCGAGGAATGGTCCTTGAGCGGAGCCAAGGGGCGGGAGCCGCGGCTGCTGAAATCCCTGTATCTGTCCGAAGGGGCCCTGGCCGGGCACCATGCCCATTTGGTTGAAAAATACCGGACCATGCAGGATGAGGCCAGGGGAGAGCATGTATGGACCGAGGATGCCGATCTGGTAGTTGTGGCCTACGGATCCATAGCCCGAATAGCCAAAAGCACGGTGCGGACCCTGCGGGCTGAGGGGTACCGGGTGGGGCTTTTTCGTCCGGTGACCCTGTACCCGTTTCCATCCCCGGATCTGGCCGGTCTGGCCGCCCGGGGCAAGCGGTTTGTGACTGTGGAGCACAATACCGGGCAGATGGTTGACGATGTGCGCCTGGCAATCCGGCGGCACGCCGATTCCGAGCTTTTGACCGTATATCCGGGCGTTTTGCCCAACCCGGAAGATTTTGAACACCCCATCCGTCGACTGATGGATACCGAGAATCAGCCGGAGGAGGCACGGCATGTATAA
- a CDS encoding thiamine pyrophosphate-dependent enzyme: MYKEEQVFSAPEVMVDTPMHFCPGCHHGIIHRLVGECLTELGLVDSTICVGSVGCSVFIYNYLRVDAVESPHGRAAAVATGVKRARPDNFVFTYQGDGDLAAIGLSEIVYAANRGEKVSVVFVNNTVYGMTGGQMAPTTMVGQKTTTCAGGRCQERDGAPLKMAEMLASLEGTAFSARVAVDSIPHLKKAKKALRKACEVQIQGRGLGFIEFLSACPTNWHMTPLQANARISKELTSYFPLGTYKEPDHTQE, translated from the coding sequence ATGTATAAGGAAGAACAGGTTTTTTCCGCTCCGGAGGTGATGGTCGACACCCCCATGCATTTTTGTCCCGGATGCCATCACGGCATCATTCATCGTCTGGTCGGCGAATGCCTGACCGAACTGGGTCTGGTTGATTCCACGATATGTGTCGGGTCTGTCGGCTGCTCGGTGTTTATCTACAACTACCTGCGGGTGGATGCAGTTGAATCCCCGCATGGCCGGGCCGCGGCAGTGGCCACCGGGGTCAAGCGGGCCAGGCCGGACAACTTTGTGTTTACCTATCAAGGTGACGGGGACCTGGCCGCAATCGGGCTTTCGGAGATCGTCTATGCCGCCAACCGGGGGGAGAAAGTGAGTGTGGTCTTTGTGAACAACACTGTCTACGGCATGACCGGCGGACAGATGGCTCCCACGACCATGGTGGGGCAAAAGACCACCACCTGCGCCGGGGGCCGATGTCAGGAACGGGACGGAGCGCCCCTGAAAATGGCCGAGATGCTGGCTTCCTTGGAGGGGACGGCATTTTCCGCCCGGGTGGCTGTGGACAGCATTCCGCATTTGAAAAAGGCCAAGAAGGCCCTGCGCAAGGCCTGTGAGGTCCAGATCCAGGGCCGGGGGCTGGGTTTTATCGAGTTTCTGTCCGCCTGCCCCACCAACTGGCATATGACTCCCCTGCAAGCCAATGCGCGGATCAGCAAAGAACTGACCTCCTATTTTCCCCTGGGGACCTACAAGGAACCGGACCACACCCAGGAGTAG